The following is a genomic window from Pseudomonadota bacterium.
GCAGGAAGCTGCCGAGCACGAACACCTTGTTCACGAACCAGTTGCTACGCCACATGTTCCAGTCGGGATCGGCCAGGAAGCGTGCGAACAAGGTGACGATGATGAGGATCTCCGCGATCGACACGATCAGCGCAAACCACCCCGCGTACCACGGCCGCCTCAGGAGGGCCCAACCCAACCAGATGTGCACCAGGGGCCAGAAGTCCCAGTAGACGTAGGTGACCAGCGCCTCTCCCCGAGCCATCGCGAAGGCCATCGGAAAGAGGTACTTGATGAACAGGGACCAGGCGGCGAGAAAGAACAGCAGGTGGGCGATGAAGGAGAGCCATCGCCACGGCGGATCATCTCGACACGCGTCCGTCACCGCGGCTGCCTTGACGTGCACGATGCGATCATCGAACTCCAACTCCCGCCGCGCGCCCTGAATGCCATTTTGACTCACCTCGTGGACTGGGGTTCCGAAGGTAGTCGTGAGCGAGCGGGCACTGGCTGCCGTGCTCCGTGCGCGCCCGCTTGCTATGATGGACATTCGTGCGCGGCCAGCCCCGTCGTGCACCAAGCCCGCTGATCTTTTGCCCTCGACCGAACGCCATGAGACCTCCCAATTCCACCCACCTGCCCGCCATCGCCGACCTCCTCGCCGCCAACGGCCTACCCACCGACGATCTCGAACAACTGGATCTGTCCTGGTTCCTCGTGCGCGAGGCGCACGGCCACATCGAGGTGGTGGGTGGACTGGAGCGCTGCGGCGAGACGGCGCTGATTCGCTCCGTGGCCACGGCGCCGACGCGTCGCGGACGTGGCCTCGCAGGTACGTTGGTCGAGGCCCTGGAACTCGCTGCCTCCCAGCACGGGCTTAAGGAACTCTACCTGCTCACCGAAACCGCGGAGGGGTTCTTCGCCCGCCTCGGCTACGTGACGCGAGCGCGCGACGAGGTGCCGGACGCGATCCGCACCAGCCGCCAGTTCTCATCGCTCTGCCCGGCGAGCGCCACGGTGATGTGCAAACGCCTCGTCTCGAAGGCCTAGCTGCCTGTTGAAGTGTCTCAGGCGAGTGCGAGACAAGGCGGAAACCGACGAAAAAGCGCAGTGTACAAACAGTACATGAGCATCTTGAGTCGATTTCCAACGCCGGATCGTGCCGCCTGAGACACTTCAACAGGCTGCTAGTAGCGCTTCACGCGCTCGAAGGGACGACCGGGTCGGTACGGGGCCAAGGAGGCGAGAGCCTGCTCGCCGACCAGTTCCTCGGCGATCACACGGCCAGCGAGCGGCGCCAAGGTGACGCCGCTGTGCATGACCGCCACATATACGTCCGCTCGCCGTGGACTGCGGCCGAGCACGGGATGACCGTCGAGCGGTAGTGGCCGCCAGCCGATGACGGCGCTTTCGATCTTGGCCTCACCTAGGGCCGGGATGAACCTAGCGGCGGTCGCCAGCATTCGCTGGCCGTGCTGACGAGCGAGAAACGTGGACGGGAAGTCGTTAGGACGGCCCGCCAAGCGCTGTGCGTGGCGTGCCGTGTCCGGCGCACCGTCCTGCTCGCCGAGCACCACGCGACCGTCGTCTCGCTGATGCAGATGTACCCCTGGCGCCGCCACCACGCGACGAACCACCGGCGCCATCGGCGGCGTAAAGGCGATCACGCCCGGCGTCGAGCGCTGAGGCACCGCCACGCCCGAGACGGCCTCCGTCAGTTCCCCCGCCGCCCCCGTGGCGAGCACCAGCCTGTCGGCGGGGATCTGCCCGGCGCTCGTCTCCACCGACTGCAGGCGATCGCCGGCCATCGCCACCCCCAGAAGGCGCCTGGGGTAGTGCACCTGGGCGCCTGACTCGACGGCCGCGGCCAGCAGGCGCTGCGTCGCGAGCACGGGGTCGACAGCACCGTCGCGCGGCGAGAAGGCCACCGCGCTGGGATAGGCTCGAAGCGCAGGCTCCAGCGCCGCAAGGTCCGCTGCCTCGACCATTCTGGCTGGCTCGCCCCAGGCGATCTGCTCCTCGATGTCCGCCGCCAGCCGGGCCTGACGCTCGGCGGTCGCAAACCACTCGATCGATCCCTCCCAGCGGATCGGGAGCTTCAGCACCCCTTGCAGCGCGTGCCAGTCCTCCACCGCCTGCTGGCTCAAGCCATGGTAGTGGCGCGGCTGCTTGGCCCAGGTGGCGTTGATCCAGGCGAAGGTGCCACGGCTGGCGCGGGTGGCAGGGCCGACTTGATCGATGACGGTGACGGCGGCCCCGGCCCGCGCCAGGTGGTAGGCGGCCGACGCCCCCACGATCCCCGCACCCGCAACCACCACGCGAAGACGCGTGGCTCCGCGTAGCGCAGACACGCCCACCAGGGGAGCACCCGCAAGAAGCCCCTTCAGCAAGGTACGCCGATCCACCGCTTGTCTCCCCCGCGCCATACTCGATACGGCACCTAAGATCGCCCAGTCGGGCGACTAGATCAACGACGTCAGCTCGCCGCCGCAAGGCATTTCCAGCAGATTCGCCCGAACAACCACTTGAATTTCTTGCACGCTACGCGAGCACCGCCAGGCCAACAAATCCACTGCTATCATCCTGCAGCGAAGCCCTTCCCTCACTCACTTATCGAATTTCTTATCAAGGACGCGACGATGAAACTCCTCACCGCAACGCTCGTGTGCTCGCTGCTCGCGCTCGCGACGAGCGCCGCCGCTGCCGAACCCAACCGCCCCGTTTTCGAGTTGTTCGAAGTGACCAACATGGCGGACATGACGGCACAGATAAACAACCAGATGCAGCAGCAGGTGAAGCTCATGATCACCCAGCAGCTCGCAGGCACCGATGTGCCCGCTGAAGTTGACGAGATCATAAACCGCTACCTAAGCGATCTGACCGAACTTACCTTCTCGCGCATGGACTGGGAGAAGATGAAGCTCAAGTACGCCGCAATCTACGAGTCCGTGCTCACCAACCAGGAAATTCTCGATCTGGTGACGTTCTACCAGTCGGACCTCGGGCAGGTAGTGCTCTCGAAGATGCCCTTGCTGATGCAGGAAGCCATGGTGGTGGGTCAGCAGGAGATGCAGGCGATGATGCCGCAGATACAGCAGCTGATGAGCGGCATGCAGCAGGAGATCGAGGCGGCGGTGAAAGAAGCGGCCAACTAGCCTCGAGCTTGCCTGCTACGGCGGCGATCGTGCTCAACGCCGTGCATGGAGTGCGCCTGAGCAAGGGCGCAATAGAAAAGGGCACGGCAGCAATGCCGTGCCCTTTCGTCTCTAGCCAGAGTGCTAAGCGATCGGACGCCTAGGGCGACCGCCAGGAGCCGGATTCCACCTGCGGGTTGCGGTTGTAGATCAGGCGCGGAATGCCGAAGCTCAGGTTGTAGTTCCGATTCAAACGCGGAATGCCGAAGCTCAGGTTGTAGTTCCGATTCAAACGCGGGATGCCGAGGCTCAGGTTGTAGTTGCGTTGCAGACGCGGGATGCCAAAGCTCCAGTTGTACTTCCGCTGCAAGCGCGGAATGCCGAAGCTCAGGTTGTAATTGCTCTGCAGACGCGGGATACCAAGACTCGTGACGTCCGGGCGCTTGATCTGATCCTCCGTGAACCACCAGGCCTGGCGGGTGTTGGAGGTCAGCAGCTTGGCGCCGATGAGGTCCGAGAAAGGTGTGTAGCGCGCGTTGCCCCGGGTGCGTGTGCTCTTAGCCGGCACCGCCATCGCGATCGGGCCGAACTCCTCAAGCAAGGCACTGGTCCGGGCGCCGCTGCCGAAGTCAGGGCTCGTCGCGACCAGCGACCGCCCTTGGGCGACCTCCGCCGCGTAGGCCGCTGCTTGCTCAGCCTCGAACCGTGCCCCCACCAGCGTGGCGGCGGCATCACCCCCAGACGACGGCGTGATCAGGTGGACATTGCTGTATGGAAACTCGTCCCTGAGCTTCTGAGCGGCGTCCTGGGCCTGCTGCTCTGTCTCGTACAAACGCGCGATCGGCATGGGCCTTCTCCGCAAATCGATTAGGTGCTGTTATATGAGAGGCTGACGGACTCCCGCAGCCATCGACTCAATAATAGTCTCGTGGAAAGAGGGATGGACCGCGCCGACGTCAAATACTTGGCTCTTCCCGGCCCCTATCGCGTCATGCGTTGGGGTCCGCCCCGTTGATCCGTCATCCGCCCCCTGCTTCGGCGGCAAATAATGCGCGCGCAACCCGTTCATTCGAACGGGCTATGAGGCATCGCGCTGTTGCAGGACAGGAACCTCCGTCACGACTTCGCGTTCCCCACCCTCCATCTGTCGGAGCGCGTCGAAATCGCCTTCGCCAAACCACGCGATATCGTCGGTGACCGCCTCGCCGAAGGTGCGCCCCCCGAACCAGGTCTGCCCGAGCACCTCGTAGCACGCCGGCATGCTCAGCAAGAAGGGCAACGGATCGCGTACTGACCACATCACATCACGCGCGCGCAACAGGTGGCTCAAGTACATCGCCAAACGACGCGGGTGCAGGAGACTGCTGCAGGTCTTGGCGAGCGTGGTGTAGAACTGCTGTTGCAGATCGTGGGCGGAGAAGGTGGCCGGCGGCGCCTCGAACGGCCGCAGCACTTGCCCCGCCACGTATTCGCCTTCCAGGAAGTGCATGCCACTGGTGAGACGTGGGTTGCACTCGATGGCCCAGGCACGACCGCCCTCGACGATGAAGTCGAAGGAAATGAACCCGCTGTAGTCTGCCTGGCGCACGAAGCGTTCGACCCACTCAGCGACGCAGGGCAGTTGGCGGACTCGCTCAAAGCACACTGCCGACGTGCGGGTGATCACTTTGCCGCGATAGATCACCGTCGCACGGATCTCGCCTTCGCGCGCGATGGAGAAGGTGCTCACATGATCGCCTGAGACGAAGCGT
Proteins encoded in this region:
- the arsN2 gene encoding arsenic resistance N-acetyltransferase ArsN2, translating into MRPPNSTHLPAIADLLAANGLPTDDLEQLDLSWFLVREAHGHIEVVGGLERCGETALIRSVATAPTRRGRGLAGTLVEALELAASQHGLKELYLLTETAEGFFARLGYVTRARDEVPDAIRTSRQFSSLCPASATVMCKRLVSKA
- a CDS encoding FAD-dependent oxidoreductase, which produces MDRRTLLKGLLAGAPLVGVSALRGATRLRVVVAGAGIVGASAAYHLARAGAAVTVIDQVGPATRASRGTFAWINATWAKQPRHYHGLSQQAVEDWHALQGVLKLPIRWEGSIEWFATAERQARLAADIEEQIAWGEPARMVEAADLAALEPALRAYPSAVAFSPRDGAVDPVLATQRLLAAAVESGAQVHYPRRLLGVAMAGDRLQSVETSAGQIPADRLVLATGAAGELTEAVSGVAVPQRSTPGVIAFTPPMAPVVRRVVAAPGVHLHQRDDGRVVLGEQDGAPDTARHAQRLAGRPNDFPSTFLARQHGQRMLATAARFIPALGEAKIESAVIGWRPLPLDGHPVLGRSPRRADVYVAVMHSGVTLAPLAGRVIAEELVGEQALASLAPYRPGRPFERVKRY
- a CDS encoding DUF2059 domain-containing protein, whose protein sequence is MKLLTATLVCSLLALATSAAAAEPNRPVFELFEVTNMADMTAQINNQMQQQVKLMITQQLAGTDVPAEVDEIINRYLSDLTELTFSRMDWEKMKLKYAAIYESVLTNQEILDLVTFYQSDLGQVVLSKMPLLMQEAMVVGQQEMQAMMPQIQQLMSGMQQEIEAAVKEAAN
- a CDS encoding ATP-grasp domain-containing protein, coding for MPLLPQYKVIHAPPKVADSTVSLGNRDTRRETTVLLTLGRLPKALAMARSLAAAGCRVIVAEPFRMPICRLSRAVARTYRVTAPNRDLSRYQDELLDIIRHEQIDLVLPISEEAMYVVSMAPRLPLGVQVFSPCAATLMALHDKLAFARKAASFGLDVPDTYPLDDPAAERLSRTGPYVVKPTHSCSGIGLQLLERGAPLPAPTRPGDHVAQRFVSGDHVSTFSIAREGEIRATVIYRGKVITRTSAVCFERVRQLPCVAEWVERFVRQADYSGFISFDFIVEGGRAWAIECNPRLTSGMHFLEGEYVAGQVLRPFEAPPATFSAHDLQQQFYTTLAKTCSSLLHPRRLAMYLSHLLRARDVMWSVRDPLPFLLSMPACYEVLGQTWFGGRTFGEAVTDDIAWFGEGDFDALRQMEGGEREVVTEVPVLQQRDAS